From Acidobacteriota bacterium, a single genomic window includes:
- a CDS encoding DUF47 family protein: MRLVPRDEKYFGMLNQLAAQVKHGGELFVRIFEDYQNHAQYAEQIKGIEVSCDELGAKIIQKLNSSFITPIDREDIYLLVTELDDVIDMINDLARRLDIYSVTMPRPDSAEIASLLGRATVEIEGAFALLERHKGLGEHLAVINQLEKRADALYSDAIRRLFKEEKDPIEVIKWMSIYEELENSIDRCKDVAEALEAVVVKNK, translated from the coding sequence GTGCGTCTAGTTCCCAGGGACGAAAAGTACTTTGGTATGCTCAATCAGCTTGCCGCTCAGGTTAAACACGGCGGCGAGCTCTTCGTAAGAATCTTCGAGGACTATCAGAATCATGCGCAATACGCCGAACAGATCAAAGGGATCGAGGTGTCCTGCGATGAGCTGGGGGCAAAGATCATTCAAAAGCTCAATTCAAGTTTCATCACCCCGATTGACCGCGAAGACATCTACCTGTTGGTGACAGAGTTGGACGATGTCATCGACATGATAAACGACCTGGCGCGCCGGCTCGACATCTACAGCGTGACGATGCCGCGGCCCGACAGCGCGGAGATCGCCAGCCTTCTTGGCAGGGCTACGGTAGAGATCGAAGGCGCGTTTGCCCTGCTCGAGCGCCACAAGGGATTGGGCGAACACCTGGCCGTCATAAACCAACTGGAGAAACGCGCCGATGCTCTGTACAGCGACGCGATTCGGCGGCTGTTCAAGGAAGAAAAGGACCCGATAGAAGTAATCAAGTGGATGTCGATCTACGAGGAATTGGAGAACTCGATTGACCGCTGCAAGGATGTTGCGGAAGCGCTTGAGGCCGTGGTGGTCAAGAACAAGTAA
- a CDS encoding M56 family metallopeptidase — protein sequence MTVHQWLADWSSWGWPLLANHLWQATLLSIAVFAAAAFLKNAPGRARYLVWLIASVKFALPSALFVSMASRFGVDFSSILASTTETGEGFTAIYQLAAPLIQFDKSTGAHASVAPVHNELFCVLTVVWFTGCILLLALWWMRRRRFRAAMRVRTVTHSARERLALSRVRSWLGIRRDVGLSVLPGTIEPGVWGIWKPVVLLPASMAEELSDAELEAVVMHELIHVARWDNLTANLHRLLCCVLWFHPIVWMLDRLLLAERERACDEEVIRLGGAADVYASSLVKVLRFCLGWSVAGASNVTGSNLGRRVERIMSGNVKVNLLVWHRAAVGSIAALVITLSIATGLLTREGVVAQSRKPRGGVIGGVPGGVPGGVPGGVPGGIPGGVPGGVSEFTLIDEQDKLIKRLELAPETAVEFKNSAKAPLLITDARVRAVPRMQDAPGDEYAVLPLVTVANNTDRRISGFTLEFRNGLERRAYYERAPSVVERRGVHTSGGQKRIIFLTGGPSGWTVRVAGVVFEDGDVWGTVPPPPPPPPPPLSAEILKQLEQAPETRLHSDNSDGAPLSITSATAKAARLEAGSMRRAGVDSGPIERWLLRVDVRLANNTSRRITGIAMRFLNKESNASYSGTLMDKFKLAIEPYASYELGGFGKVGEDSSFTHLVVWGNPARLEVKVVGVKFEDGDIWGTFFTPAPPPPPPPPREPDASSVIRKSGGVMMTSATHRVEANYPPLAKAARVSGAVVVEVTVDEAGAVTSARAISGHPLLKDAAVDAARQWLFSPTTLSGVTVRVIGTLTFNFEP from the coding sequence ATGACCGTTCATCAGTGGCTGGCTGATTGGTCAAGCTGGGGTTGGCCCTTGCTCGCAAACCACCTCTGGCAGGCAACGCTCCTTTCGATTGCCGTGTTCGCAGCGGCAGCCTTCCTGAAGAACGCGCCCGGTCGGGCGCGCTACCTTGTTTGGCTGATTGCTTCGGTCAAGTTTGCGCTACCTTCGGCTCTTTTTGTTTCAATGGCCAGCCGGTTCGGTGTTGATTTCTCCTCTATTTTGGCTTCAACCACTGAGACTGGCGAAGGCTTCACCGCTATTTATCAACTCGCTGCGCCTCTCATTCAGTTCGACAAATCCACCGGCGCGCACGCCTCGGTTGCTCCCGTTCACAATGAACTGTTCTGCGTGCTGACCGTGGTGTGGTTCACCGGCTGCATTCTCTTGCTGGCGTTGTGGTGGATGAGGCGCCGGCGATTCCGCGCCGCAATGCGCGTTAGAACAGTGACCCATTCTGCAAGAGAAAGACTGGCGCTCAGTCGCGTCAGATCCTGGCTGGGCATCCGGCGCGACGTGGGTCTGTCGGTGCTGCCGGGAACAATTGAGCCTGGAGTCTGGGGCATCTGGAAGCCGGTGGTATTGCTGCCGGCAAGCATGGCCGAGGAACTCAGCGATGCCGAGCTTGAGGCAGTAGTTATGCACGAGCTGATTCACGTCGCGCGATGGGATAACCTGACTGCGAACCTGCATAGACTTCTCTGTTGTGTGCTCTGGTTCCATCCGATCGTATGGATGTTGGATCGCTTGCTGCTTGCCGAACGCGAGCGGGCCTGCGATGAAGAAGTAATACGGCTAGGCGGAGCGGCAGACGTTTACGCCTCGAGCCTCGTAAAGGTCTTACGGTTTTGTCTGGGTTGGAGTGTAGCCGGAGCGTCTAACGTTACCGGCTCAAATCTAGGAAGGAGGGTTGAGCGAATCATGTCAGGAAACGTCAAGGTCAACCTCTTGGTATGGCACCGCGCGGCTGTTGGTTCAATCGCCGCGCTAGTAATAACCCTATCGATCGCGACCGGGCTTCTTACGCGCGAAGGAGTTGTAGCCCAGAGCCGGAAACCCCGCGGAGGAGTCATTGGTGGTGTCCCAGGTGGAGTTCCAGGTGGAGTTCCCGGCGGGGTCCCGGGTGGAATTCCCGGCGGCGTCCCGGGTGGAGTTAGTGAATTCACGCTCATCGACGAACAGGACAAGCTTATCAAAAGGCTCGAGCTAGCCCCGGAGACCGCGGTTGAGTTCAAGAACTCTGCCAAAGCCCCGCTGTTGATCACTGACGCGAGAGTGAGAGCCGTTCCGCGCATGCAAGATGCCCCCGGAGACGAGTACGCGGTACTTCCTCTAGTCACTGTGGCCAACAACACCGACCGGCGGATAAGCGGCTTCACTTTGGAGTTCAGGAACGGTCTCGAGCGTAGAGCATATTATGAACGCGCTCCGTCCGTTGTCGAGCGACGCGGCGTTCATACATCAGGTGGACAGAAGCGAATTATCTTTCTGACCGGCGGGCCTTCCGGCTGGACTGTGAGAGTAGCTGGAGTGGTGTTCGAAGATGGCGACGTTTGGGGAACTGTGCCTCCGCCTCCTCCGCCTCCTCCACCTCCGCTGTCGGCCGAAATATTGAAGCAGCTTGAGCAGGCTCCAGAGACGCGCCTCCACTCCGACAACAGCGATGGCGCTCCTCTCTCAATCACGAGCGCAACTGCAAAGGCAGCGAGGCTCGAAGCAGGGTCGATGCGGCGCGCCGGCGTCGATTCAGGGCCAATAGAGAGGTGGCTGCTGAGGGTAGATGTCCGACTGGCGAACAATACCAGCCGGCGCATTACCGGCATCGCGATGCGGTTCCTGAACAAGGAGTCCAACGCAAGCTACAGTGGGACGCTCATGGATAAGTTCAAGCTTGCCATCGAACCTTATGCCTCTTACGAACTCGGCGGATTCGGAAAGGTTGGAGAGGATTCGTCGTTCACGCACCTAGTCGTGTGGGGGAATCCCGCTCGATTGGAGGTCAAGGTCGTTGGAGTCAAGTTTGAGGACGGGGACATTTGGGGGACCTTTTTTACTCCGGCGCCGCCGCCGCCGCCTCCTCCGCCTCGAGAACCGGACGCATCTAGTGTGATTCGCAAGTCCGGCGGAGTGATGATGACTTCGGCTACTCACCGCGTAGAAGCTAATTATCCCCCTCTCGCAAAAGCAGCAAGGGTCAGCGGCGCGGTTGTTGTCGAAGTGACAGTTGACGAAGCCGGCGCGGTAACCTCCGCGAGAGCAATCTCAGGTCACCCGCTCCTGAAGGACGCTGCAGTTGACGCCGCGCGTCAGTGGCTGTTCTCGCCGACTACGCTCTCAGGAGTCACGGTGAGAGTCATCGGCACGCTGACCTTCAACTTCGAGCCATAG
- the pilB gene encoding type IV-A pilus assembly ATPase PilB, whose product MSAKLGESLLKDNLITPQQLKEALDYQRVNGGRLASTLVRLCMLSDEEVTAVLSRQYGVPSVNLDLFEVDPAAVALVPQETAERYSVLPLSRVGATLTLAMVDPTNVFAVDDIKFMTGLSVEPVVVSETALNAAVRKYYGSSREMELAKVMEDLVAETTGIPDFGDDIDQLELENVEEEIDLENLERMSEDAPVVKLVNVILVDALRRGASDIHLEPYEKEFRVRFRMDGVLYNIMSPPMKMRDALTSRLKIMARLDIAEKRLPQDGRIKIRVRLENRSRELDFRVSTLPTIFGEKMVLRLLDKENLRLDMTQLGFEPESLEKFKRNISKPYGMVLVTGPTGSGKTSTLYSALQSLNTPETNIITAEDPVEFNLPGINQVQMKESIGLNFAAALRSFLRQDPNIILVGEIRDFETAEIAVKAALTGHLVLSTLHTNDAPSTISRLMNMGIEPFLVATSVNLIQAQRLVRRICKECKTEVKSLDEALIDVGFPASELKEIKTFKGAGCSNCNGTGYKGRVGLYEVMEITEELRELILVGASGLELRRKAIEDGMLTLRQSGLEKIRQGMTSLEEVVRETVK is encoded by the coding sequence ATGTCGGCGAAACTGGGCGAATCGCTTCTTAAAGACAATCTCATAACTCCTCAGCAGCTCAAGGAAGCACTTGACTACCAGAGAGTCAACGGAGGGCGCTTAGCGTCCACGCTCGTGAGGCTCTGCATGCTTTCTGATGAGGAAGTGACGGCCGTTCTCAGCCGGCAGTACGGAGTCCCCTCAGTCAATCTCGACCTCTTCGAAGTGGATCCGGCAGCCGTAGCACTGGTCCCTCAAGAGACGGCCGAACGATATTCAGTGTTGCCTCTCTCTCGCGTGGGTGCGACGCTCACGCTGGCAATGGTCGATCCGACCAATGTGTTTGCCGTCGACGACATAAAGTTCATGACGGGCCTGTCGGTGGAACCCGTCGTGGTGAGTGAGACGGCCCTGAACGCCGCGGTCAGGAAATATTACGGGAGCTCGCGCGAGATGGAACTCGCCAAGGTCATGGAAGACCTTGTGGCGGAGACCACGGGCATCCCTGACTTCGGCGATGACATAGATCAGCTCGAGCTCGAGAACGTCGAAGAAGAGATAGACCTGGAGAACCTCGAGAGGATGTCCGAAGACGCGCCAGTGGTAAAGCTGGTCAACGTCATCCTGGTCGACGCTCTGCGTAGGGGAGCCTCGGATATTCACCTTGAGCCTTACGAAAAAGAGTTTCGAGTGCGGTTCCGGATGGACGGTGTGCTCTACAACATAATGTCACCGCCGATGAAAATGCGTGACGCGCTGACATCGAGACTGAAGATCATGGCCAGGCTTGATATTGCCGAGAAGAGACTGCCCCAAGACGGGCGAATCAAGATTCGAGTGCGGCTCGAGAACCGCTCGCGTGAGCTCGATTTCCGGGTGTCGACACTGCCGACGATCTTCGGTGAGAAAATGGTTCTGCGGCTGCTCGACAAGGAGAACCTGCGGCTCGACATGACTCAGCTCGGGTTTGAGCCCGAGAGTCTCGAGAAATTCAAAAGGAACATCTCCAAGCCTTATGGGATGGTGCTGGTGACCGGGCCAACGGGATCCGGAAAAACGTCGACTCTTTACTCGGCGCTTCAGAGCTTGAACACGCCGGAGACGAACATAATAACTGCCGAAGATCCGGTTGAGTTCAATTTGCCGGGCATTAATCAGGTACAGATGAAAGAGTCGATCGGGCTGAACTTTGCCGCCGCGCTGCGGTCGTTTCTGAGACAGGACCCGAACATTATCCTGGTTGGAGAGATCCGCGACTTTGAGACCGCGGAGATCGCGGTTAAGGCTGCGCTGACCGGCCACCTTGTGCTGTCGACCCTGCACACGAACGACGCGCCGTCGACGATTAGCCGCTTGATGAATATGGGTATCGAGCCGTTCCTTGTGGCCACTTCAGTGAACCTCATCCAGGCCCAGCGACTGGTACGCCGCATCTGCAAAGAGTGCAAGACGGAGGTGAAGAGCTTGGATGAGGCTCTGATCGACGTCGGGTTTCCCGCTAGCGAGTTGAAGGAGATAAAGACTTTCAAGGGAGCCGGCTGCAGCAATTGCAACGGTACGGGGTACAAAGGCCGGGTAGGTCTGTATGAGGTCATGGAGATAACCGAGGAGCTTCGCGAGTTGATTCTGGTCGGCGCGTCGGGCCTTGAGCTGCGCCGAAAGGCAATAGAAGACGGAATGCTTACGCTGAGGCAGAGTGGACTGGAGAAGATAAGGCAGGGAATGACTAGCCTCGAAGAGGTTGTGAGAGAGACTGTGAAATAG
- a CDS encoding inorganic phosphate transporter has protein sequence MTTLMAFVVFFIAIALVFDYINGFHDAANSIATVVSTRVLSPGVAVVWAAFFNFIAFAVFGTRVAKTVAGDMINIRAIDEEWRLWVLLCGVTGAIVWNLITWYYGLPSSSSHALVGGYAGAALVAHGGISGLFVASGWIKTVSFIVISPLVGLLLGFSLMLAIFWIFRRRTPDRVDRLFRKLQIVSAAMFSLGHGGNDAQKTMGIIAAALVASSVNVNASHEIPLWVVLSCHAAIGLGTLTGGWRIVHTMGSRITKLKPVGGFAAETAGAAALFMSTYGGIPVSTTHTITGGIIGVGATRRLSAVRWGIARRVVWAWTLTIPMSALIAALAYLLVRIAHWL, from the coding sequence ATGACGACGCTAATGGCGTTTGTCGTGTTCTTCATCGCGATTGCCCTTGTTTTCGATTACATCAACGGCTTTCATGACGCGGCGAATTCGATCGCTACAGTTGTGTCGACGCGAGTGCTCTCGCCAGGCGTGGCGGTTGTTTGGGCCGCATTCTTCAATTTCATCGCCTTTGCTGTATTTGGCACTCGAGTCGCCAAGACCGTCGCGGGTGACATGATCAATATCAGAGCCATCGACGAAGAATGGCGTCTGTGGGTTCTGTTGTGCGGAGTCACGGGGGCTATCGTCTGGAACCTTATCACGTGGTATTACGGCCTGCCGTCCAGCTCATCGCACGCTCTTGTAGGAGGCTACGCGGGTGCTGCGCTGGTGGCGCACGGCGGAATCTCCGGGTTGTTCGTCGCTTCAGGGTGGATCAAGACAGTCTCTTTCATTGTCATCTCGCCGCTGGTCGGACTGTTGCTGGGATTTTCACTGATGCTTGCGATATTCTGGATCTTTCGCCGCCGCACGCCCGACCGCGTTGACAGACTGTTCCGCAAGTTGCAGATCGTGTCTGCTGCGATGTTCAGCCTGGGACATGGCGGAAATGATGCGCAGAAGACAATGGGAATAATCGCCGCTGCGTTGGTCGCCTCCAGCGTCAACGTGAACGCATCGCATGAGATTCCGTTGTGGGTCGTGCTCTCGTGTCATGCGGCGATAGGGCTTGGCACTCTAACGGGCGGCTGGCGAATCGTGCATACAATGGGTTCGCGCATAACAAAGCTAAAGCCTGTAGGCGGCTTTGCTGCGGAAACGGCCGGCGCTGCGGCTCTCTTCATGTCTACCTACGGGGGCATTCCGGTCAGTACTACGCACACGATAACCGGAGGCATCATTGGCGTCGGAGCTACACGCAGGCTATCAGCGGTGAGGTGGGGCATAGCTCGCAGGGTAGTTTGGGCCTGGACTCTGACGATTCCGATGTCCGCTCTAATTGCCGCCCTCGCCTATTTGCTTGTTCGGATCGCGCACTGGTTGTAA
- a CDS encoding type IV pilus twitching motility protein PilT translates to MPEIALSELLRKMIEHGGSDLHITTNSAPMVRVHGVLRPLEYAELTPAETKQLAYSVLTDAQKHRFEETLELDFSFGIKGLSRFRANIFNQRGAVGAVFRSIPYEIRAFEELGLPSVIEKLCEKPRGLILVTGPTGSGKSTTLAAMIDKVNRDRHEHIITVEDPIEYLHGHKGCIVNQREVHADTHTFANALRSALRQDPDVVLIGEMRDLETTETALRIAETGHLTFATLHTNSAASSINRIIDIFPAGQQAQIRTQLSMVLEGIVTQALLPKANGQGRALAMEVLVPNSAIRNLIREDKIHQVYSMMQTGQDKFGMQTFNQSLASLYFKKQITLEMAMARSSNADELQDLINRGAAALQTQPRVPGYPSQGTKPQAPLGRVGR, encoded by the coding sequence ATGCCGGAGATTGCGTTGAGCGAGTTGCTACGAAAAATGATCGAGCATGGGGGGTCGGATCTGCACATAACGACGAACTCTGCTCCGATGGTGCGTGTGCATGGTGTACTCAGGCCGCTGGAGTACGCGGAACTGACGCCGGCCGAGACTAAGCAGCTTGCGTATTCGGTACTGACCGATGCACAAAAGCACCGATTTGAGGAGACGCTCGAGCTGGACTTCTCTTTCGGGATAAAGGGACTCTCGAGGTTTCGCGCCAACATATTCAACCAGCGTGGCGCGGTAGGGGCGGTCTTTCGATCGATTCCCTATGAGATTCGAGCGTTCGAAGAACTTGGACTTCCCTCGGTAATCGAAAAGCTATGCGAAAAACCGCGCGGACTCATCCTGGTTACAGGCCCGACTGGTTCGGGGAAGTCGACGACGCTTGCAGCCATGATCGACAAGGTCAACCGCGATCGCCACGAGCACATTATCACGGTGGAGGACCCAATTGAGTATCTGCACGGCCACAAGGGCTGTATCGTCAATCAGCGCGAGGTGCACGCCGACACCCACACATTTGCGAACGCGCTACGCTCAGCGCTGCGCCAGGATCCGGACGTCGTCCTGATCGGTGAGATGCGCGACCTCGAAACGACAGAGACGGCTCTCAGAATCGCGGAGACCGGTCACTTAACCTTCGCCACGCTTCACACCAACTCGGCGGCGTCTTCGATCAATCGCATCATCGACATTTTCCCCGCTGGCCAGCAAGCGCAGATTCGCACTCAGCTCTCGATGGTGCTCGAAGGGATCGTCACACAGGCACTGCTTCCGAAAGCAAATGGGCAGGGACGCGCGCTGGCGATGGAAGTACTGGTGCCGAATTCGGCCATCCGGAACTTGATTCGCGAGGACAAGATTCATCAGGTCTACTCAATGATGCAAACCGGGCAGGACAAGTTCGGGATGCAGACGTTCAATCAATCGTTGGCGAGCCTCTACTTCAAGAAGCAAATCACTCTGGAAATGGCGATGGCGCGTTCGTCGAATGCAGACGAGCTTCAAGATCTGATCAATCGCGGAGCTGCCGCGCTTCAAACGCAGCCTCGCGTGCCGGGTTATCCCTCGCAGGGGACGAAGCCTCAGGCCCCACTCGGGAGAGTCGGGAGATGA
- a CDS encoding type II secretion system F family protein has protein sequence MPTYVFKGRNRVNEIVVGERVAADRGALEAMLRREQVILTNAREKGREISLPKLGRERVKHKDLALFTRQFSVMLDAGLPLVQCLEILGQQQDNKFFQKVIFQTRADVEAGMTLADAMAKHPRVFESLYTNMVAAGEAGGILDVILQRLSTYLEKMVKLKSDVKSALIYPIAVIVISIIVISIIMIVVIPAFKNIFEGLLGPGERLPWLTEFIVSISQFMASYWWLIALVIGIIVFAAKTWYKTEKGQHFIDSLILKLPILGPIMRKIAVARFSRTLSTLLSSGVPILESLEITARTAGNVIVSEAIRKVRSGIEQGQTFVEPLKASGVFPIMVSQMIGVGEQTGALDAMLSKIADFYEQEVDAAVANLLSLMEPAMILFLGVTIGTIVIAMYLPLFTLIGKLAGGH, from the coding sequence ATGCCGACTTATGTTTTTAAGGGCCGCAATCGAGTGAACGAGATTGTTGTCGGTGAGCGAGTAGCAGCCGACCGTGGTGCGCTTGAAGCGATGCTTCGGCGCGAGCAGGTTATTCTGACCAACGCGAGAGAGAAGGGACGCGAGATCAGTTTGCCAAAGCTGGGCCGGGAGCGGGTGAAGCACAAGGACTTGGCTCTCTTTACGAGACAGTTTTCTGTGATGCTCGACGCCGGTCTGCCACTGGTCCAATGCCTAGAGATACTCGGGCAGCAACAGGACAACAAATTCTTTCAGAAGGTGATTTTTCAAACACGCGCGGATGTCGAAGCTGGCATGACCTTGGCGGATGCGATGGCAAAACACCCGCGCGTCTTCGAGTCTCTGTACACAAATATGGTTGCTGCGGGCGAAGCGGGCGGTATTCTCGACGTGATTCTGCAACGGCTTTCGACCTACCTAGAGAAGATGGTCAAGCTGAAGAGCGACGTCAAGAGTGCGCTGATTTATCCGATAGCGGTGATTGTCATTTCGATCATTGTGATATCGATAATAATGATTGTCGTCATACCTGCCTTCAAGAACATCTTCGAAGGGTTGTTGGGTCCGGGCGAGCGCCTGCCGTGGTTGACCGAGTTCATAGTGTCGATCTCGCAGTTCATGGCCAGTTACTGGTGGCTGATCGCACTCGTCATCGGCATAATCGTATTCGCGGCGAAGACCTGGTACAAGACTGAAAAGGGACAGCACTTCATAGACAGCCTGATTCTGAAGCTGCCGATCTTAGGACCCATTATGCGAAAGATCGCTGTCGCGCGATTCAGCAGGACGCTCTCGACTCTGCTAAGCTCCGGCGTGCCGATCCTTGAGTCGTTGGAAATAACAGCGCGCACGGCAGGAAACGTGATCGTTTCGGAAGCTATCCGCAAGGTTCGTTCCGGCATAGAGCAGGGGCAAACCTTTGTAGAACCGCTCAAAGCCAGTGGAGTGTTCCCTATAATGGTCTCGCAGATGATCGGGGTCGGCGAGCAGACTGGCGCTCTTGACGCGATGCTGTCAAAAATAGCTGATTTCTACGAGCAAGAAGTAGATGCGGCAGTTGCCAACTTGCTTAGCCTCATGGAGCCGGCAATGATCCTCTTTCTCGGGGTGACAATTGGCACGATCGTGATAGCTATGTACTTGCCGCTGTTCACACTGATCGGAAAGCTCGCGGGGGGGCATTGA
- a CDS encoding BlaI/MecI/CopY family transcriptional regulator yields MNRKKSIRLTRFELEIMHALWEIGSGSVREIQERLPEKRQPAYTTVQTIVRRLEEKGAVRRLKKIGNALIFEPVVTRQSAHHRLINELLESFGGSARPLIAHLAETGKLSLADLKELEGMIARRSDDPPHKGGAK; encoded by the coding sequence GTGAATCGAAAGAAGTCGATAAGACTGACCAGGTTCGAGCTCGAAATCATGCATGCGCTGTGGGAGATCGGCAGCGGCTCCGTGCGCGAAATCCAAGAGCGGCTGCCTGAGAAACGACAGCCGGCCTATACCACCGTTCAAACGATAGTGCGAAGGCTCGAGGAAAAGGGCGCTGTTCGGCGTCTAAAGAAAATCGGCAATGCTCTGATATTCGAGCCGGTCGTCACCCGGCAGTCAGCTCATCATAGACTGATAAACGAGCTGCTTGAATCATTCGGCGGGTCCGCTCGCCCCTTGATCGCTCACCTCGCAGAAACTGGAAAGTTGAGTCTGGCCGATCTGAAAGAGCTTGAGGGCATGATAGCTCGCCGGTCAGACGATCCACCCCACAAGGGTGGAGCAAAATAA
- a CDS encoding PDZ domain-containing protein has protein sequence MKRSFVICLVAQLACSSAAMASFGFDSEQQTPERPRRVELPARSFLGVELGEVNSETVQRLKLREERGALIESVTTGSNAAQAGLQKNDVIVKWDAEPIESARELSRHIRETPAGREVRLGVMREGREIEINVKMGERTSLLNRVRVERPTPVARVRVRPDVQVVRPRVSERGHLGVQLQSMTPQLAEYFGLSKRTGALVVFVFADSPAAKAGLKAGDVILSAGGEAVNNPMDLRRVLTEKPEGPVEFKVVRDKQERTLTVQVEKSTGSWLLEPDDFGEAATPRLAIAPMKIQLPKMTIAPVAIALPRIALSPMHVQVPRITMAPLALPALKLDLSPMKIEMPQIKIPPINVVIVPRRILL, from the coding sequence ATGAAACGTAGCTTTGTAATCTGCTTAGTGGCGCAACTGGCTTGCAGTTCCGCAGCCATGGCCAGTTTCGGTTTCGACTCTGAACAACAAACACCTGAGCGCCCGCGCCGAGTGGAACTCCCGGCTCGGAGCTTTCTGGGCGTTGAACTGGGAGAGGTGAATAGCGAAACAGTCCAGCGCTTGAAGCTGCGGGAGGAGCGGGGCGCGCTCATCGAGTCCGTCACAACCGGTAGCAATGCCGCTCAGGCTGGGCTTCAAAAGAACGATGTGATCGTCAAGTGGGACGCGGAGCCGATCGAAAGCGCGCGCGAATTGTCGCGTCACATTCGCGAGACGCCCGCGGGGCGCGAGGTGCGGTTGGGTGTGATGCGTGAAGGGCGTGAGATCGAGATCAACGTCAAGATGGGAGAGCGGACATCTTTGCTAAACAGGGTGAGAGTTGAACGGCCAACCCCGGTCGCCAGGGTAAGAGTCAGACCCGACGTGCAAGTGGTGAGGCCGCGCGTGAGCGAACGCGGTCACCTGGGTGTCCAGCTCCAAAGCATGACCCCGCAGCTTGCCGAATACTTCGGCCTGTCAAAGAGAACGGGAGCTTTGGTGGTCTTCGTGTTCGCCGATTCACCGGCGGCCAAGGCGGGCCTCAAGGCGGGAGATGTAATTCTTTCCGCCGGCGGCGAGGCGGTTAACAACCCGATGGATCTTCGCCGGGTACTAACCGAGAAGCCGGAAGGGCCGGTTGAGTTTAAGGTTGTTCGCGATAAGCAGGAGCGCACTCTGACTGTTCAGGTCGAGAAGAGCACTGGTTCGTGGCTACTAGAGCCTGACGACTTCGGTGAGGCGGCGACGCCTAGACTGGCAATAGCGCCCATGAAAATTCAACTGCCGAAGATGACGATAGCTCCGGTGGCGATCGCGCTCCCGAGGATCGCTCTTTCTCCCATGCATGTTCAAGTTCCGAGGATCACGATGGCTCCGCTCGCGCTGCCCGCGCTGAAGCTCGATCTTTCGCCCATGAAGATCGAAATGCCGCAGATCAAGATTCCTCCGATCAATGTTGTGATCGTGCCTAGACGAATACTGCTTTGA